One genomic region from Fictibacillus marinisediminis encodes:
- a CDS encoding patatin-like phospholipase family protein: MTKYRIMTFDGGGTLGALSLQLLNRLAQQNPKLISRTHVFAGNSIGSFTALALASGRSPKETFQFFKEKILPAFSISRPGGPVFNQQLPYSGFIEAVRTFFPSDLRLKDLKRRMVVPSFQLFSPELNRWTPVLFHNFPGSPYLNEKASDVILRSSGAPATQRAYQNYVDGYTVATNPSTASIAFAVGKAKVPLDQIAVLSIGTGEAPTQLRRDTRGWGMVSADNIRPENLKNLPPNWGVLMDRSPNEPLLPFLQIVAGGNGYYESMVSSNLLGKRFFRLDPRIPNFSKTDPTVVPAVIEIANKTNLQPAVQFIEKNWN; the protein is encoded by the coding sequence TTGACAAAATATCGGATCATGACCTTTGATGGAGGCGGTACCCTAGGTGCTTTAAGTTTACAGCTTTTGAATAGACTGGCTCAGCAAAATCCAAAATTAATTAGTCGGACCCATGTTTTCGCGGGAAATTCAATCGGTTCATTTACTGCCCTTGCGTTGGCAAGTGGAAGATCACCGAAGGAGACTTTCCAGTTCTTTAAGGAAAAAATCTTGCCGGCATTCAGCATTTCCCGACCAGGTGGACCTGTGTTTAATCAACAATTGCCCTATTCTGGTTTTATTGAAGCGGTACGAACATTTTTTCCATCAGATCTTCGTCTCAAAGACTTAAAAAGACGAATGGTTGTCCCTTCATTTCAATTATTTTCACCGGAGCTGAATCGTTGGACTCCTGTGCTATTCCACAACTTTCCTGGCTCTCCCTATTTAAATGAAAAAGCGAGTGATGTAATACTGAGGAGCAGCGGTGCTCCCGCGACGCAACGAGCCTATCAAAACTACGTGGATGGGTATACAGTAGCAACTAACCCAAGTACAGCCAGTATCGCGTTTGCAGTGGGTAAAGCCAAAGTGCCGTTAGATCAAATTGCGGTATTATCCATTGGAACAGGTGAAGCCCCGACTCAGTTAAGAAGAGATACGAGGGGGTGGGGGATGGTGAGTGCAGATAACATACGCCCGGAGAATCTGAAGAACCTTCCTCCAAATTGGGGAGTCCTTATGGACCGATCGCCCAATGAACCCTTACTGCCATTTCTTCAAATTGTCGCTGGCGGAAATGGGTACTATGAATCCATGGTCAGTTCTAATCTTCTGGGAAAACGTTTTTTTCGGTTAGATCCACGGATCCCTAACTTCTCCAAAACGGACCCTACCGTGGTTCCGGCTGTCATTGAAATTGCGAACAAAACCAATTTACAGCCTGCCGTTCAATTTATAGAGAAAAACTGGAACTAA
- a CDS encoding nucleoside 2-deoxyribosyltransferase, with product MKFYIASSFNNIPSVTYVSEKLKSKGFIQTYDWTKERASTIEDLKDIGQKEREAVIEADFFVVLLPAGKGSHIELGIALGTGKKVYLYSPNEAIYDFEATSTFYHLPEVEHVMGTLDDLVYILTGSS from the coding sequence ATGAAGTTTTATATCGCCTCAAGCTTTAACAATATACCCAGTGTGACTTATGTTAGTGAAAAGCTGAAAAGCAAGGGCTTTATACAAACCTATGATTGGACGAAAGAAAGAGCCTCAACGATTGAAGATTTAAAGGATATCGGGCAAAAGGAAAGGGAGGCTGTGATCGAAGCTGATTTTTTTGTCGTGCTGCTCCCCGCAGGAAAAGGAAGCCATATCGAACTTGGAATTGCTCTGGGCACAGGCAAAAAAGTATATCTTTATTCACCAAATGAAGCAATCTATGACTTTGAAGCAACGAGTACGTTTTATCACTTGCCTGAAGTGGAGCATGTAATGGGGACGCTCGATGATTTAGTTTATATTCTTACAGGTTCTTCTTAA
- a CDS encoding AAA family ATPase, whose amino-acid sequence MFFVQMSGFPGSGKSTLAREIAKRSGAVIIDHDIVKSALLYSMEEIQIDSRAAGRVSYEIEWALIDFHLSQGHAVILDSPCLYDEMVDKGTALAEKYHVKYKYVECCLDDLSKINARLKNRKQMISQIKDIKSEAAFEETMGNSKKPANHQCLVVDTGQPLESYIAEVMNYINE is encoded by the coding sequence ATGTTTTTTGTGCAAATGTCAGGTTTTCCGGGTTCCGGCAAGTCCACACTTGCTCGAGAAATAGCAAAAAGATCGGGAGCAGTCATTATTGATCATGACATCGTAAAGTCTGCTTTATTGTATAGTATGGAAGAAATCCAAATAGATTCAAGGGCAGCAGGCAGGGTTTCCTATGAAATTGAATGGGCGTTGATTGACTTTCACTTATCCCAAGGACATGCTGTTATATTGGATAGTCCTTGCTTGTATGATGAAATGGTTGATAAGGGAACAGCACTTGCTGAAAAATATCATGTGAAATACAAGTACGTGGAGTGCTGCCTTGATGATCTAAGTAAAATAAACGCCAGGCTGAAAAACCGTAAACAAATGATCAGCCAAATAAAAGATATTAAGTCTGAAGCTGCCTTTGAAGAAACGATGGGAAACAGCAAAAAACCAGCCAATCATCAGTGTCTTGTTGTTGACACTGGACAGCCTTTAGAAAGTTACATTGCCGAGGTTATGAACTACATTAACGAGTGA